AACAACGTACCTATTAATTTACCTAATTCTTATCCTTTGTTCCCGATGAAGAAGAAGGCGGAGGCGAACCTAATCTCGTCCTATTTTCCAACAATCTATCATTAAATTCCCTCGCCACTTCCTCATCGGGTTTACTCTCCGTTCCTCCTGCACCCATTTGGCAAAGTTTGTTATTTATACCCTTTTCAATTCCGAGTTTATCTTTGCACCACGCTTCTATTTTTTTTGCGATTTCTTGGGCGCTATCCGCAGGTTCTGCTTTAAGTTCTTCCATAAATTCTAGATAGTTGGAAAATACATTAGATGTTTCCAATAATTTGAAAAAGGCGTCGATAATTTCTTGCGGTGTGCTTTCTGGCGAAAATGGCATAGTTAACTCCTGTTGCTCAATCTTTCGTGTATTTAAAGATAAACTTTCGGTTTCACCAATTAAGGTAAAAGCGGCCCAATCTGCGGGACTATCCAATCCCTCTTCCGCTTTCGTAGTTAGCATAGCATATCGCAAAGCGGCGGCTCGATCCATGCCGCGTTCCAAATTTTGATAGAATTCAGTCATCAGTAATTTGGCGGAAAGTGCGCCCATGTTCCACAGGGAAACGATGACGCTGGGAACGCCTGCGAGAATGAAGCAACGGGAAAGTCCGATGATCCCATCTCCGGTTATTTTACCTTTTCCCGTACTGCAAGCACTCAAAACTACGATTTCCGAATTGAGTTTTAAGGCGAGAATATCTATTGCCCTAATTGCACCATCATCGGTAGCCGAATTGGGTGCTAAAATTATCGCACCGGGTATCCCTGAATCTCCGAAATCATCTAACAGTCCGTGCGCGGAAATATGGGCGATTCGCACTCCTAAGATGCGATCCAAAATTACCGCTTTGGTTGCTTTTTCCCCGGTAATTGCTTCCGTTTCCAAAAGGGCAGCAATTGCTTGTGCTGCTTCTTTTGCTGCGGGAATGGGTTTGAGTTTATAGGGATCTGCGCTGAATTTTGGGTCAAGAATTGGATCGCCTACTACTAACGCCGCTTGGTTTAATCCGCGAATATTTTGGTGGTGTTGATGGGTGAGGTCTAATATTTGGATGGAAGGGGCGGTGAGGATGGTATGATTTTCAATTAAGTAGCTGCCATCGGCGGGGTTTTGTAGGGCGGGAAAGGGAACTAGAAATAAGTTGTAATGGGGAATAAAGATAACTTTGGCATTGGGGTGTTTGGGGAGTAAGTCGGCGATGGGAGAAATCAGGATTTCATAGAGGAGTTGTAATAATGGATATCGCCCTTGGTTGTCGCGTTTAAATTCGGATTCGAGTTGAATTTTTTGTCCGTCTGCATCTTTTTCTTCTATGCCAATGGAAACGCGAGATTTGAGGATGATTGATTCTAAGTCGTCTAGGGTTTGGTTTAGTTGTTGCAGGGGTTCGAGGTTGGCGCGACGAAAGGCGATTTCTCCGTTGGGTAGAATTACCCAAATGTAAATGTCTGGATTGATAATCGAATATTCGATGATGGTGGCTTTTTGGGATTCGGCAATTTGTTGAATTTGGACAGAGGATAGATTAACGTTAGCTTCTAGGGGCGGGTTTTGTTGAGAAGTTATCTGTTCTTGCTTAAGATCTTCTGCTAAACCCGCCCCTACGTTTGTTGTGAATAAGGTTTTTGTTAATAATTCCACGAAGGCGCGGGTACGTCCCCGTTCGGATATTTCTAAGGCGGTATCGAATTTATTTTGGGCGACTAAGACTTCTTGCAGCAGGCGGTAGGTTGCTGTCTGGGTTTCAAAGATTGATACTTTATGGTCATAATTTGTTAATTCAGAACGCAGAGTTTCTTTAATTTGCATTGAGGCATAAAGGTTTTCTTCGGCTTCTGCGAGTTGGTTAGTTTGGAGGTAAGTATTGCCTAGATTATTTAAAGATCCCGCTTCCCCTTGACGATCACCGATTTCCCTGGCAATGGCGAGAGACTGCTGATGGTAATCGATCGCAACTTGGTATTGTCCCAAGGAATCGTAAGCAATTCCCAAACTCCCCAGAGAATTAGCTTCCCCTTGACGATATCCGATTTCCCTGGCAATGGCGAGATACTGCTGAAGGTAATCGATCGCAACTTGGTATTGTCCCAAGGAATCGTAAGCATTTCCCAAATTCCCCAGGGAAATAGCTTCCCCTTGACGATATCCGATTTCCCTGGCAATGGCGAGAGTCTGTTGAAGGTAATCGATCGCAACTTGGTATTGTCCCAAGGAACGGTAAGCAAGTCCCAAATTCCCCAGGGAATTAGCTTCCCCTTGACGAGATCCGATTTCCCTGGCAATGGCGAGATACTGCTGATGGTAATCGATCGCAACTTGGTATTGTCCCAAGGATTGGTAAGCAAGTCCCAAACTCCCCAGGGAATTAGCTTCCCCTTGACGAGATCCGATTTCCCTTTCAATGGCGAGAGACTGCTGATGGTAATCGATCGCAACTTGGTATTGTCCCAAGGAATCGTAAGCATTTCCCAAATTCCCCAGGGAATTAGCTTCCCCTTGACGATCACCGATTTCCCGATAAATAGTTAATGCCTGTTGCCAAGACTGCAAAGCGGCGCGAAATTGACTTTTATTATATTGCTCAATTCCTAGATTCAACAATCTATCTGCTTCTGCTTTTAAGGTAATCCCTGCTAAGTATTTTCTATACACTCCAAGCAGCTTTTCTGCCATATTACTCAACCAATTAAACATTATTTAAACTCCCTTCCCTTCTCAAATTATCTGCCACTTCTAACATTGCCTGCACCAAACCTGCATCCTGCAAATCTGGGTGTGCCTGCAAAATTTCTGCTTCTTCGCCGCTAGGACAATTTAGCAGTGCTTCAATTAGCTGGTAATAGGCGTTTTGGCGTTCTTCCTTCATATTTGGCGTTGGGTGGGAGAGGTACGTAGTTGCGCTTTAGCGCTCATATTTAGGTACGTTGTTAAGCTCTAGCCCTCTTAATTTAGGTATGTTGCGCTTTTAAGAGTATATGTTGTGACACTTCAGGGCTTTTAAGAGGGCTAGAGCTTAACAACGTACCTCACCTCCATTTTTGGTCTTCTATTGTTTGCTCTCAGCTTTTAATTCTTCCCATGAAATAACTGGTTCATCTTTTCTAGACTTAGAAACCAAAACATCATAAAAATCTTCCCAGACTTCTCCCCACTCTGCTAAGTCAATGATGACTGCTGTTTTTTCTCCCGTATCGTCTACTACGAATTGGATGCCTTTGATCGCAGTTATGCTCTCTTTAAAAGTCATATTACTAATCCTAATGCCCCTACAGTTGGTTTGGGTGAAGGTACGTTGTTGGGCCTAAGTACCTGGATGAGAGAGGTACGTTGTTGGGCTTGGGGGCTATTGGGGCTAAAGCCCAACAACGTACCTAAAGGCTTGGGGGCTATTGGGGCTAAAGCCCAACAACGTACCTAAAGGCTTGGTCGATCGACTTGCCGAACTACTCCACAAATGCTACGAGTTAAGATGCAGTCGCTCTTAACTCCTCTAAAGACAGATGTTTGAAGGATTTTGGCTTAATATTTCGCGTTACTTCAGCTACTTTATTACGATCACGCTGGGGGTATTATTCTTTGCTTTTGGGTGGTTAGTACCTCTTTTCAAGCGTCCGGTAACCGCGATCGCACTCGTTGGTTTTTTTGTCGCTAGCTTAATTTTTGTTGCCCTCACCCTACAGGCGATGCTGGGCTTGAGTCCCGTTTAGGTACGATGGTTAGAGGCATTGCTCATACTGCTTAAAAAGGCAGCTGTTTATTATGGCTACAGATCGTCGCGTCTCTCGCGTTGCGGCACTAATTCAACGCGAAGTCAGCCAATTGCTCCAAAACGGCATCAAAGATGACCGGGTGGGCTCAGGTATGGTCAGCGTCACCGATGTGAATGTTTCTGGCGACCTTCAGCACGCCAAGATATTCGTCAGTATCTACGGCACGCCTGAAGCAAAGGCGGAAACGATGGCGGGGTTAAAGGCGGCGACTGGTTATGTGCGTCGGGAAATCGGTCAACGGGTACGTCTGCGCCGGACGCCAGAGGTGGTGTTTATGGAGGATAAATCCCTGGAACGAGGCGATCGCATTATCACCCTCCTCAACCAAATTAACCAAGACCGCCATGATGACGATCCGATCGAGGAGGATAATGAGAAGGACTACGCAGTCTCGGCGGAAGAAGAGGACTAAAGATTGAAATCTTCTAAATTGCCAGATTTAGATAAACTTACCCTCGCAGAACAAGTAGCCCAGATGGTTGTAGTGCGAGCCTCTGGCTACTTGTTCGATCACCAAATCAAGTATCCCCAATGGGAACCACCCGCAGCTAAGTTACAGCATTTAATCGCCAATCTTGGCGTGGGTGGGGTTATTCTACTTGGGGGTAGCGCGGCTGAATTGGCGCTGCGATCGCAACAGATCCAAAACTGGGCCAAAATTCCGCTCCTGATCGCCGCCGATATTGAAGAAGGCGTCGGTCAGCGTTTTTCGGGTGCTACCTGGTTTCCTCCACCGATGGCAATTGGTGCGATCGCTCAAAGAGATCTTAACCTCGCCGAACAATATGCCGAGCAGATGGGAGCGATAATTGCTCAAGAAGCAATTGCTCTAGGCATAAACTGGGTACTGGCACCAGTCGTCGATGTTAATAACAATCCCGATAATCCGGTTATCAATGTCCGCGCCTTTGGCGAAACTCCCGCCGTCGTCAGTCAACTCGCCGCTGCTTTTATCGAAGGTGCGAAGCGTTATCCCGTTTTAACCACCGCCAAACATTTTCCCGGACACGGCGACACTGCGGTAGATTCTCACTTGGAATTACCCGTAATTCCTCATTCCCCAGCCAGATTGGCAGAAATTGAGTTACCACCTTTCGCCGCCGCTATTTCTGCTGGTGTAGATACGGTAATGACGGCTCATCTGCTGATCCCGAATTGGGATCGGGAACGACCAGCCACTCTATCTCATCCCATTTTGACGGGTCAGTTACGCGAAAACCTGGGCTTTGAAGGTTTGATTGTCACAGATGCTTTGGTGATGGGTGCGATCGCAAATGAATATGGTACTAACGAAGCCCCCGTTTTGGCAGTGGAAGCTGGTGCTGATATTCTACTCATGCCGGTAGATCCAGAAGGTGCGATCGCAGCAATATGCGATGCCGTAACATCTGGACGCATCTCTCCCGACAGAATTCGCGCCTCTGTAGAACGCATCTGGCAAGCTAAACTCAAGGTGTTTCAGGCGGGGAGTGGGGGAGTGGGGGAGTGGGGGAGCAATTTTATCCTTCAGCCTTTGAAGGAAATTGGACAACCTGCATTTCTTGCCGCACCTGTCAACATTCTGCGAGAAACTACAGAAGTTTTCGGGTCTGTGCCTTTACAGGTAGCCAATTTAGTCAATTTACGTAACTTAATAGTGGTAGATAATCTACTAGACTGTAAGTTTATCGATCGCCAAGCACCTGCGATCGCTATCCCTGTGCAATTAGGCTACACTACTCAGTTATGCGATATCCACACACCCAGCGCTTCCAACTCCGATGACCTACAACCCACGCTCATGCAAGTCTTTATCCGAGGCAATCCTTTCCGAGGCAGTGCTGGAATATCATCTGTTGCTGAAGATTGGTTTAAGAAACTATTAAAAGCAGGTAAACTTCAAGCCCTAATACTTTACGGTAGCCCATATATCAAAAAACAATTTTTGGATCTTCTTCCTTCGGATATACCTTGTCTATATTCCTACGGACAGATTTATGCAGCACAGGCGATCGCCTTAGAAGCATTATTTGGTAAATAATGCTATTTTCTTCCACAAAATTTAATCTTTAGTTTTGTCATCCCTCAGTCTGTTTTAGTAATGCCAAGAAATTCTTTTTTCCCCTTATTCCTCCCTTAATCTGGCTTAACGTGGGGATTACGCAATGCTTACCGGCTCCTAAACCAACTCCCATAAGATTGCTAGTACGAAGAATAGGGGTGTATGACTTTAAATCCATGCGTCAAAAATGTCAAGGTTTGATGACCTTTGAAATATTTGTTAATATAACAGCGGAGTAGATAGCGTAAAAATGAAAGCAGTTTAGTATATAGAGCTACAAACTATCTACTCTCAATCAGCAAATTCTAGGCCCATAGTTTAAGAGTGAATACAATGAGCGTAAACACAGTTTCCACTAAATCCATTCAATACTCTCTAGATGTAATCCAAGAAGAAGCGCGTCGGCTTGTACATAAAGGAGTTGTCAGCCGTCAGCAACCCATCTACACTCTCTGCCAATATATTCCTGCGCGTGAATGGGCCTGGGTTGAGTGCGAGTTGGAAAAATCCAACTATTTACTCAGAGATCGGATAGCCGATTTAATGGGTCGCGAAGAATGGGAAAACGACTAGAAGCCCACTATGACTGAGATTGATAAATAGTGCCAAGCCTTAAGATCGAAATCTTGACATCCTCCCACCGCTAATTCGGAGTACCGAATATAGCGGGGGATTCCAAAGATTGCTCTTTGGATTTCCTCTTTCTACGAGTTGATTTGCCGGGAGGAATTTCTTTCTCCAAGTATTGACCAATCTCTCCAGAGGCGTTAATTCCCGTCTGCCCGACGGTATTTTCAGAAATTTTGCTTAAGATTGACAACGCCTTGTTGAGAATATTAATTGCGGCATTCCAATCTCTATCCTGAATATGTCCACAATGAGGACATTGATGCGTTCTAACGCTCAATGATTTTTTAACAATTTGGTGGCATTGAGAACAATTTTGAGATGTGTAATGAGGTGGAACAGCAATCACTGTCACATCAAATACTTTCCCAAAATGTTCTAACCAACTGCGGAACATTGACCACGAAGCATCATTAATAGACTTAGCAAGATGATGGTTTTTTACCATGTTTCTCACCTGTAAATCCTCAAAGGCTACCAAGTCTGACGACTGGACTAACGCTCTCGCCAACTTAACGACGAAATCTTTACGTTGCCTTTCTACTTTTAGGTGTTTTCTTCCTAATCTATTTCGGGCTTTAGAGCGATTTTTAGACCACTTTTTAGTTCTCGATAACTTACGCTGTGCCTTTTTCAGGGATTTCTCAGCTTTTCGTAAAAAGCGCGGATTTTCTATTTGCTTGCCTTCAGAATCAGTATATAAATGATTTAACCCAACATCAATACCCAGATTTTTGCCGGTTGGATTATGTTTTTCTTTTCGTTCATAATCAAGGCAAAACTGAGCATAATAGCCATCAGATTTTCTAACTATCCGTACCCGTTTGATTTGCTTACTTTGATAGAAATGTAAGTCTCTAGTCCCCCAAAGTTTGAATGTTCCTGCTTTAAATCCATCGGTAAAAGTAATATATCTTCTATCTGATGACAGTTTCCAACCACAAGTTTTGTACTCGATAGATGCTCTATTTTGTAGCTTTCTAAATCTGGGATAGCCTTTTTTTTCTGATGGATTTCGACTACGCTTAATACAAGTCTTAGATTGGCAATTACTGAAAAATCTGGATATGGCTAACCAAGCACGTTCCGCCATTGCTTGACGTGCCATTGAGTTCAACTTTTTAACCCAAGGGAATTCAGGATTATCAGCTAATACTTTGCAATACTTATTTAAGTCCATGCCATTCACGCCTGGATTATCTATCCAGTAGCGCAAAGCTTTATTACGAACAAAAAGCCCCGTCCGCAACATCTCATCAATAAGGCGGTACTGGTCTTCTGTTCCTTTTAACTTTGCTTCGTAAATTAGCATTTTAGGGAAAGTTAAGTCTACAATTAGAATAACATGATTTGTCAAAAATGGGGAGATCGAATCCCCATTTTTGACCCGCCTTTCATCCCCCGCTAATAAGATATAGCGGGGGATGAAAGGCGGGGTAGATAAACATCCACACCCGCCAAGTGCGATCGCACTTGGCGGGTTATTCACAACTGCCCCTAGACCCTAGCCCCTAGCTACCTCTAGCCACCTCATGACTGAGAATCTTGATTCCGCAGCCTTTCTAGCTCAGCACGCATAGCGGCGATTTGTGCTGTCAGTTCCTGTAGTTCTAGTTGCACACCTGGAGAAGCAGCCGGAGTAGATGTCTCGGTAGTACCTGACGTCCCTGGTGTCTCTCCAGGCGTTTGATTGCTTTGTTGACTCAAGAGGGAATCAACGAAATTGCGAGCTTCCTGCTCAGTTACTTCACCTTTTTCAGCCCACTCCTGGGTCAACTGAGCAAACTCTGAGTTTGTCAGCTTGGAAAGAATTTCCTCTCGCTTTTGAGAATCTTGCAGGCTTTCAATCAGGGAAGCGGTTGCCCCCAGAGAGATGCGAAATCCTGTTTGCAGTACCTGAATCGGGTTATCGACGTTCATCGGCAATTTGAGCTAGGAACACGCAGTCGCAGACAGCAGCACAAGGATATCGAAGCCGCGATCGGCTGCTTTGCCATATGCCGCAGTCGTACCTAGTAGTGTACATTATTGAGCTACCAGACTTAACCAACCTGGTCTAGATATAGGTTGATGTCGTCAATAATGCGAGTGAGTTCTGCTTCAACAGTCACGCGAATCCGGTCATCCCGAAGCGTAATTAACACTTTGGCGGCAAAGGGAGTGGGCCAGATATTGGGATTGCAGAACATTTCCAGAAATACATCACCTGTGTACTGATATTCCATCGGTTTTTGGGGACTGGCTTTGCCACCACCGCCAGAGGCTTGAGCGCTGGCTGCTTTCAAGCGATCCATCAATTGAGCGATCGCAGCTTGCAACTCCCGCGCCGCACCCGGCGTGAAGCTAAAGGAGACAGAACCCTCTCCCAGGTTGAATCTGAGTTGAGAAGACGACATTGGCAATTAATCTTTACATCCTGGTATTAATGCTAATAGATCTGGTCGCTTTACGGAATACCATGTCAAGAGAATCAGGCAAGATAGCTGTTATTAATTAAAAATTGTGTCAACAAACAAATAAAATTTATATATATTAAAGACAACTCCAATCTAGATTCGGTAAGCTTTGTAGATACCTTTTCCTGCTTTGAGTTTACACTGGATGCCAGAGAAATTTATAACTAATTAATCGGCCTCATGGTTTTAGATAACCGTTCTGAAGTAAAAAAAGTGTTGCTCATCACCTTGCTACTTAATGTACTGGTGATGGCGATTAAAGCCGGTGTAGGATGGTCAACTGGTTCCCTAAGTTTGCTAGCAGATGCCTTGCACAGTGTCACCGATAGTGCCAACAATATTTTGGGACTCATTGCGACGCGCTTGGCTTCTCCCGAACCAGACCGCGACCACCCTTACGGACACCAGAAATTTGATGCCTTGGGAGCCTTGGGAATAGCTGCCTTCTTGGGAGTCGCCTGCTTTGAAATTCTCAAAGGTGGCATAGAACGGACGATTGACGGCTTTCAACACGGTCTCAAACCGATCGCAATATCACCATCAGAATTGTGGATACTGCTGATTGTCCTGGGAATCAATATTTTCGTGACATTTTACGAGCGTCGTGTCGGTGTGCGGGTGGGCA
The window above is part of the Argonema galeatum A003/A1 genome. Proteins encoded here:
- a CDS encoding glycoside hydrolase family 3 protein, with translation MKSSKLPDLDKLTLAEQVAQMVVVRASGYLFDHQIKYPQWEPPAAKLQHLIANLGVGGVILLGGSAAELALRSQQIQNWAKIPLLIAADIEEGVGQRFSGATWFPPPMAIGAIAQRDLNLAEQYAEQMGAIIAQEAIALGINWVLAPVVDVNNNPDNPVINVRAFGETPAVVSQLAAAFIEGAKRYPVLTTAKHFPGHGDTAVDSHLELPVIPHSPARLAEIELPPFAAAISAGVDTVMTAHLLIPNWDRERPATLSHPILTGQLRENLGFEGLIVTDALVMGAIANEYGTNEAPVLAVEAGADILLMPVDPEGAIAAICDAVTSGRISPDRIRASVERIWQAKLKVFQAGSGGVGEWGSNFILQPLKEIGQPAFLAAPVNILRETTEVFGSVPLQVANLVNLRNLIVVDNLLDCKFIDRQAPAIAIPVQLGYTTQLCDIHTPSASNSDDLQPTLMQVFIRGNPFRGSAGISSVAEDWFKKLLKAGKLQALILYGSPYIKKQFLDLLPSDIPCLYSYGQIYAAQAIALEALFGK
- a CDS encoding DUF4327 family protein; translation: MSVNTVSTKSIQYSLDVIQEEARRLVHKGVVSRQQPIYTLCQYIPAREWAWVECELEKSNYLLRDRIADLMGREEWEND
- a CDS encoding CHAT domain-containing protein, encoding MFNWLSNMAEKLLGVYRKYLAGITLKAEADRLLNLGIEQYNKSQFRAALQSWQQALTIYREIGDRQGEANSLGNLGNAYDSLGQYQVAIDYHQQSLAIEREIGSRQGEANSLGSLGLAYQSLGQYQVAIDYHQQYLAIAREIGSRQGEANSLGNLGLAYRSLGQYQVAIDYLQQTLAIAREIGYRQGEAISLGNLGNAYDSLGQYQVAIDYLQQYLAIAREIGYRQGEANSLGSLGIAYDSLGQYQVAIDYHQQSLAIAREIGDRQGEAGSLNNLGNTYLQTNQLAEAEENLYASMQIKETLRSELTNYDHKVSIFETQTATYRLLQEVLVAQNKFDTALEISERGRTRAFVELLTKTLFTTNVGAGLAEDLKQEQITSQQNPPLEANVNLSSVQIQQIAESQKATIIEYSIINPDIYIWVILPNGEIAFRRANLEPLQQLNQTLDDLESIILKSRVSIGIEEKDADGQKIQLESEFKRDNQGRYPLLQLLYEILISPIADLLPKHPNAKVIFIPHYNLFLVPFPALQNPADGSYLIENHTILTAPSIQILDLTHQHHQNIRGLNQAALVVGDPILDPKFSADPYKLKPIPAAKEAAQAIAALLETEAITGEKATKAVILDRILGVRIAHISAHGLLDDFGDSGIPGAIILAPNSATDDGAIRAIDILALKLNSEIVVLSACSTGKGKITGDGIIGLSRCFILAGVPSVIVSLWNMGALSAKLLMTEFYQNLERGMDRAAALRYAMLTTKAEEGLDSPADWAAFTLIGETESLSLNTRKIEQQELTMPFSPESTPQEIIDAFFKLLETSNVFSNYLEFMEELKAEPADSAQEIAKKIEAWCKDKLGIEKGINNKLCQMGAGGTESKPDEEVAREFNDRLLENRTRLGSPPPSSSSGTKDKN
- the rbfA gene encoding 30S ribosome-binding factor RbfA, with the protein product MATDRRVSRVAALIQREVSQLLQNGIKDDRVGSGMVSVTDVNVSGDLQHAKIFVSIYGTPEAKAETMAGLKAATGYVRREIGQRVRLRRTPEVVFMEDKSLERGDRIITLLNQINQDRHDDDPIEEDNEKDYAVSAEEED
- a CDS encoding RNA-guided endonuclease InsQ/TnpB family protein; amino-acid sequence: MLIYEAKLKGTEDQYRLIDEMLRTGLFVRNKALRYWIDNPGVNGMDLNKYCKVLADNPEFPWVKKLNSMARQAMAERAWLAISRFFSNCQSKTCIKRSRNPSEKKGYPRFRKLQNRASIEYKTCGWKLSSDRRYITFTDGFKAGTFKLWGTRDLHFYQSKQIKRVRIVRKSDGYYAQFCLDYERKEKHNPTGKNLGIDVGLNHLYTDSEGKQIENPRFLRKAEKSLKKAQRKLSRTKKWSKNRSKARNRLGRKHLKVERQRKDFVVKLARALVQSSDLVAFEDLQVRNMVKNHHLAKSINDASWSMFRSWLEHFGKVFDVTVIAVPPHYTSQNCSQCHQIVKKSLSVRTHQCPHCGHIQDRDWNAAINILNKALSILSKISENTVGQTGINASGEIGQYLEKEIPPGKSTRRKRKSKEQSLESPAIFGTPN
- a CDS encoding DUF751 family protein, which gives rise to MFEGFWLNISRYFSYFITITLGVLFFAFGWLVPLFKRPVTAIALVGFFVASLIFVALTLQAMLGLSPV